One stretch of Halobacillus litoralis DNA includes these proteins:
- a CDS encoding glycosyltransferase, whose protein sequence is MSKRVLVISNMYPSRKNPTYGIFVRNQVEALKKKGLNIDTAVNRDNRGGKVNLLKKYGLWFLKTISKLPAGRNYDVVHAHYIFPSGLPALLFKKLFGTKLIVTSHGGDLDQMAKKNKWIRKMTGYILKEADHVIVVGEALKEEVIQGFGIAESNVSVINMGVNRNVFAPRSKEETKQELNLAAEDRHILFVGNLIEAKGLRELVDAFQALNDREGNLQLHIIGSKKSESFLQELKSSIQRDQKDRIHFHGPKDQATVGKWMAAVDLFVLPSHIEGFGLVALEAMSAHTPVVASDVGGLSYLLKDGAGELVQPKDARALEEGMEKVLNDSSLRNARIEKGEQLAQENDEEVMLERIINIYNK, encoded by the coding sequence ATGAGTAAACGTGTACTAGTCATCAGTAATATGTATCCCAGCCGGAAGAACCCGACCTACGGCATCTTCGTAAGGAACCAGGTCGAAGCTTTGAAGAAAAAGGGGCTGAACATCGACACGGCTGTGAACCGTGATAACCGAGGCGGGAAGGTCAACCTTTTGAAAAAGTATGGCCTTTGGTTCCTGAAAACGATCAGTAAACTGCCGGCCGGCCGTAACTACGATGTCGTCCATGCCCATTATATCTTTCCGAGTGGGCTGCCTGCTCTCTTGTTCAAAAAGCTCTTTGGGACGAAGTTGATTGTTACCTCCCACGGCGGAGACCTCGATCAGATGGCGAAAAAGAACAAGTGGATCCGGAAGATGACGGGATACATTTTGAAAGAAGCGGACCATGTCATTGTTGTTGGTGAAGCGTTGAAAGAAGAAGTCATTCAAGGCTTTGGTATTGCTGAGTCGAATGTTTCAGTTATTAACATGGGAGTGAACCGAAACGTCTTCGCTCCGAGGTCGAAAGAGGAGACGAAACAGGAACTCAACCTTGCAGCTGAAGATCGTCACATTCTTTTTGTCGGGAACTTGATTGAAGCGAAGGGGTTACGTGAATTAGTGGACGCTTTCCAGGCTTTGAATGATAGAGAAGGGAATCTCCAACTTCATATCATCGGAAGCAAGAAGAGTGAGAGTTTCTTACAGGAATTGAAGTCTTCCATTCAACGCGATCAAAAAGACCGCATTCATTTCCATGGACCGAAAGATCAGGCGACTGTCGGGAAGTGGATGGCAGCGGTGGACCTTTTCGTCCTGCCTTCCCATATCGAAGGGTTCGGACTTGTCGCGCTTGAAGCGATGTCTGCCCATACTCCTGTCGTCGCTTCTGATGTCGGTGGATTGTCTTATCTCTTGAAAGACGGAGCGGGCGAGCTTGTGCAGCCGAAAGATGCCCGGGCTCTTGAAGAAGGCATGGAGAAAGTCCTAAACGATTCTTCTTTAAGAAATGCCAGGATTGAAAAAGGAGAACAGCTTGCCCAGGAGAATGATGAAGAAGTTATGCTGGAACGGATCATCAATATTTATAATAAATGA
- a CDS encoding InlB B-repeat-containing protein translates to MMDNNQDEKGMWSMNKKAFAILVLALAVIGAGTFFTMKAVGANTLNTLYSEAKEAYEAKDYKKSIPLYEQVLRKDAGHTAAITELSLSHAALEQTEQAIKTLQQGIYQNPEESSLYLFLSDLFLESEDIENSYETLEKGKTYAGTEEINDAFQQLTDKIYLHMERNRVQKGFDQELSLVWENKEGKRVPLQADYVVEDEKVGTLSKLEDSPAVLFTGEQLGETSVEVEWKALEENVTMEVVDQLLSEVEITPGDPEPLAVGETLNLEVTGEDASGKNMSFEPEWSTTEGNVAVQFTDDQKVTLEAVEAGKDVLILSFEDFTKEWEIIVEGDGESYVQTYVEGEGRIQVSPDKEEYEPGEDIQLEAFGEEGWEFVRWKGDLQGSENPVKHTIDGHLNVTAVFESGSHDLRLSISGEGEVYRDSLATSFAHNETISLRARPEPGWTFEGWEGDVTSSQQNIELTMDEEKSLRAVFVKDEEQEDEEQIEEEEENEDDLPSEAVTYRLSVQKSGNGSVQKNKSGSRFDEGTLVNLSATPADGYTFAGWKGDVNSTSMNITLRMNSDYSVRAVFKEEASPEPDPEPEPDPEPEMYTLTTSTDGQGYIRVAKRTVQAGESITFQAIPAEGWTFVRWEGDRSGSSASSSITMNRDKHVTAVFEQVTDSSSEEE, encoded by the coding sequence ATGATGGATAATAATCAAGATGAGAAAGGGATGTGGTCCATGAATAAAAAAGCGTTTGCTATACTTGTGCTTGCTCTAGCCGTTATAGGAGCAGGGACGTTTTTTACAATGAAAGCCGTTGGAGCGAACACACTGAACACCTTATACTCGGAGGCGAAAGAGGCCTATGAAGCGAAAGACTACAAAAAAAGCATACCCCTCTATGAACAAGTGCTCCGGAAAGACGCTGGTCACACAGCAGCCATAACAGAATTGTCGCTATCCCATGCAGCACTCGAGCAGACAGAACAAGCGATCAAAACCTTGCAGCAGGGAATCTACCAAAATCCAGAGGAGTCTTCTCTCTACCTGTTCTTATCTGATCTTTTCCTAGAAAGTGAAGATATAGAGAATTCCTACGAAACGCTGGAAAAAGGAAAGACGTATGCGGGAACAGAAGAAATCAATGATGCTTTTCAGCAGTTAACGGACAAGATTTACTTACATATGGAAAGAAACCGGGTACAAAAGGGATTCGATCAAGAATTGTCACTGGTGTGGGAGAACAAAGAAGGCAAACGTGTACCCCTTCAAGCTGATTATGTTGTAGAAGATGAGAAGGTAGGCACCCTCTCAAAGTTAGAGGATTCCCCTGCCGTGTTATTTACCGGAGAACAGCTGGGAGAAACTTCGGTTGAAGTGGAATGGAAAGCCCTTGAAGAGAATGTGACAATGGAAGTTGTCGACCAGCTTCTCTCTGAAGTTGAAATCACTCCAGGAGATCCGGAACCACTCGCCGTTGGAGAAACATTAAATCTTGAAGTGACGGGTGAGGATGCTTCAGGGAAGAACATGAGTTTTGAGCCCGAATGGTCTACGACAGAAGGGAATGTCGCCGTACAATTCACCGATGATCAAAAAGTAACTCTTGAAGCAGTTGAAGCTGGAAAAGATGTCTTGATCCTTTCCTTTGAAGACTTTACGAAGGAGTGGGAAATCATCGTAGAAGGCGATGGAGAGTCTTACGTTCAGACCTATGTCGAAGGTGAAGGCCGCATCCAAGTATCTCCTGACAAAGAGGAATACGAGCCAGGAGAAGACATTCAATTAGAAGCGTTTGGCGAAGAAGGATGGGAGTTCGTCCGATGGAAGGGCGATCTTCAAGGAAGTGAGAACCCGGTTAAGCATACGATAGACGGGCACTTGAACGTAACCGCCGTATTCGAATCCGGTAGTCATGACCTCCGTCTGAGCATTTCTGGAGAAGGAGAAGTCTATAGAGATTCCCTTGCTACCTCTTTTGCTCATAACGAAACGATTTCTCTAAGAGCACGGCCTGAACCGGGCTGGACGTTTGAAGGCTGGGAAGGCGATGTTACGAGTTCACAACAGAATATTGAATTGACGATGGACGAGGAAAAGTCCTTACGTGCGGTTTTTGTTAAAGATGAAGAACAAGAGGATGAGGAGCAAATAGAAGAGGAAGAGGAAAACGAAGACGATTTACCTTCTGAAGCTGTCACCTATCGATTGAGTGTCCAGAAAAGCGGGAATGGCTCCGTCCAAAAAAATAAATCCGGCAGCCGTTTCGACGAAGGAACCCTCGTCAACTTATCGGCCACGCCTGCGGACGGTTACACTTTTGCAGGATGGAAAGGAGATGTGAATAGCACCTCCATGAATATTACCTTAAGGATGAACAGTGATTATTCTGTAAGAGCGGTCTTTAAGGAGGAAGCATCCCCAGAGCCAGATCCTGAGCCCGAACCAGATCCAGAACCGGAAATGTACACTTTAACGACATCTACGGATGGACAAGGATATATTAGAGTTGCTAAACGGACGGTTCAAGCAGGAGAAAGTATTACGTTCCAGGCGATTCCCGCTGAGGGATGGACATTTGTCCGCTGGGAAGGCGATCGCTCAGGAAGTTCTGCAAGTTCATCCATCACCATGAACAGGGATAAACACGTCACAGCGGTATTTGAACAAGTCACCGACTCCTCATCAGAGGAAGAATAA
- a CDS encoding YveK family protein, with amino-acid sequence MEETISLKEIFEVLKKRIWMIISLAVGAAALSALITFFVLTPSYEASSQFIVNQSQDQSQNAAYDINDIRTNVELINTYNVIIKSPRILTEVSDELGLNMTAGQLADKIQVGNEQESQVVNVTATDTNPQRAVDIANTVVNVFKGEVPQLMNGVDNINILTEAELGPNPAPVSPNTALNIAIALVVGTMIGVGLAFLLEYLDNTIKQEEDIEEILGLPVLGVVSTISEKDLPKKNPARGRAKVSEIRGESVGT; translated from the coding sequence ATGGAAGAAACGATTTCCTTGAAAGAAATTTTCGAGGTCCTTAAGAAGCGAATCTGGATGATTATCAGTCTAGCTGTCGGGGCAGCTGCACTCAGTGCACTTATTACATTCTTTGTTCTTACCCCGTCCTATGAAGCATCCTCTCAGTTCATTGTTAATCAGTCCCAGGATCAGTCGCAGAATGCCGCTTATGATATCAACGATATCCGCACAAACGTGGAATTGATCAATACATATAACGTGATCATCAAGAGCCCACGCATTTTGACAGAAGTCTCTGATGAATTAGGGTTGAATATGACAGCCGGGCAGCTGGCTGACAAAATTCAAGTAGGCAATGAGCAGGAATCCCAGGTGGTGAATGTGACCGCTACCGATACCAATCCGCAGCGCGCTGTAGACATTGCGAATACCGTTGTCAATGTATTCAAAGGAGAAGTCCCTCAGCTTATGAATGGGGTCGACAATATCAATATCTTAACAGAGGCTGAGCTAGGTCCTAATCCAGCACCTGTGAGTCCGAATACTGCACTTAATATTGCGATCGCCCTTGTTGTCGGTACGATGATTGGTGTCGGTCTGGCCTTCCTGCTGGAATACTTAGACAATACGATCAAGCAAGAAGAAGATATTGAAGAAATCCTTGGCCTTCCGGTCCTAGGCGTTGTCTCTACCATTTCTGAGAAAGATCTCCCAAAGAAGAATCCGGCACGTGGAAGAGCGAAAGTGTCAGAAATCAGAGGTGAATCCGTTGGTACGTAA
- a CDS encoding CpsD/CapB family tyrosine-protein kinase, which translates to MVRKKKNTMNTKARNLIAEDNPKSPIAEQYRTIRTNLQFTSVDHELETMLVTSAGPSEGKSMTTANTAAVFAQQQKRTLLVDADMRKPTVQYTFRIQNMLGLSNYLAGTQRVKDLVNTTHVDYLDVITSGPVPPNPSELLGSHKMEQFINEAKQHYDMIIFDTPPVLAVTDSQVLSNYVDGVLLVVRSKQTEKEAAAKAKEKLDQAKANVLGVVLNDQEITSSSNYYYYYGQ; encoded by the coding sequence TTGGTACGTAAGAAAAAGAACACCATGAATACAAAAGCCAGAAACCTGATTGCTGAAGACAATCCCAAATCACCGATTGCTGAGCAATATCGGACCATCCGTACAAACTTACAATTTACATCGGTCGATCACGAATTAGAAACCATGCTCGTAACCTCCGCCGGACCTTCTGAGGGTAAGTCCATGACGACAGCGAATACGGCTGCCGTATTCGCCCAACAACAGAAAAGAACGCTGCTGGTCGATGCAGACATGCGGAAACCGACGGTTCAGTATACGTTCCGTATTCAAAATATGCTGGGGTTGAGTAATTATCTAGCCGGTACACAGCGTGTGAAAGACCTCGTCAACACGACCCACGTGGATTATCTGGATGTCATTACGAGTGGCCCGGTACCTCCGAATCCTTCCGAATTACTGGGCTCTCATAAGATGGAGCAGTTCATAAACGAAGCGAAACAGCATTACGACATGATCATTTTTGATACACCACCGGTTCTAGCTGTGACAGACTCCCAGGTACTATCCAACTACGTCGATGGTGTCCTCCTTGTGGTGCGAAGCAAACAGACAGAAAAAGAAGCGGCCGCAAAAGCCAAAGAAAAACTGGATCAAGCGAAAGCTAATGTGCTCGGGGTTGTGTTGAACGACCAGGAGATCACATCTTCAAGCAATTACTATTATTATTACGGTCAATAA